Proteins from a genomic interval of Oreochromis aureus strain Israel breed Guangdong linkage group 6, ZZ_aureus, whole genome shotgun sequence:
- the LOC116330109 gene encoding interleukin-15-like isoform X3: MRGFQIQLTCKLCRESHKTQVWLCLLVLSLLSTPTCANSVNDAGNLQKCLKQLTPSVKKSDAMLYAPRIQDFPDNCKKTVLNCYMLELKMVLREEEIEDNLQECVHDFNNNLQPSFDGCPACETYTLQNITTFMERLMDLLQNLNST; encoded by the exons ATG AGGGGTTTCCAGATCCAGCTGACCTGTAAGCTGTGCCGAGAGAGCCACAAAACTCAGGTGTGGCTTTGTTTGTTAGTTCTGAG CCTCTTGAGTACGCCTACATGTGCCAATTCTGTGAATGACGCAGGGAATCTACAGAAATGTTTGAAACAGCTGACTCCTTCTGTGAAG AAATCTGATGCTATGCTCTACGCTCCAAGAATTCAAGACTTTCCa gaTAACTGTAAAAAGACGGTGCTGAACTGTTACATGTTGGAGTTGAAAATGGTCCTTCGTGAGGAAGAAATTGAGGATAATTTACAGGAATGTGTCCATGATTTCAATAATAATCTGCAACCATCTTTT GATGGGTGTCCAGCATGTGAAACCTACACGCTtcaaaatattacaacatttaTGGAGAGACTAATGGACCTTTTGCAAAACCTCAACTCTACATAA
- the LOC116330109 gene encoding interleukin-15-like isoform X2 codes for MTALPVILFQLTCHRDQRARGFQIQLTCKLCRESHKTQVWLCLLVLSLLSTPTCANSVNDAGNLQKCLKQLTPSVKKSDAMLYAPRIQDFPDNCKKTVLNCYMLELKMVLREEEIEDNLQECVHDFNNNLQPSFDGCPACETYTLQNITTFMERLMDLLQNLNST; via the exons ATGACGGCGCTCCCGGTGATCCTCTTTCAACTCACATGTCACCGAGATCAGCGAGCT AGGGGTTTCCAGATCCAGCTGACCTGTAAGCTGTGCCGAGAGAGCCACAAAACTCAGGTGTGGCTTTGTTTGTTAGTTCTGAG CCTCTTGAGTACGCCTACATGTGCCAATTCTGTGAATGACGCAGGGAATCTACAGAAATGTTTGAAACAGCTGACTCCTTCTGTGAAG AAATCTGATGCTATGCTCTACGCTCCAAGAATTCAAGACTTTCCa gaTAACTGTAAAAAGACGGTGCTGAACTGTTACATGTTGGAGTTGAAAATGGTCCTTCGTGAGGAAGAAATTGAGGATAATTTACAGGAATGTGTCCATGATTTCAATAATAATCTGCAACCATCTTTT GATGGGTGTCCAGCATGTGAAACCTACACGCTtcaaaatattacaacatttaTGGAGAGACTAATGGACCTTTTGCAAAACCTCAACTCTACATAA
- the LOC116330109 gene encoding interleukin-15-like isoform X1: protein MCTSTTFLFLLNLMFTFLFCPTPFVSIAANCVETAGYGNKCVLGSTRLTVRAKRGFQIQLTCKLCRESHKTQVWLCLLVLSLLSTPTCANSVNDAGNLQKCLKQLTPSVKKSDAMLYAPRIQDFPDNCKKTVLNCYMLELKMVLREEEIEDNLQECVHDFNNNLQPSFDGCPACETYTLQNITTFMERLMDLLQNLNST from the exons ATGTGCACGTCCACCACGTTCTTGTTTCTGCTTAACTTAATGTTTACGTTTTTATTTTGTCCAACGCCGTTTGTCAGCATTGCTGCAAACTGCGTCGAGACTGCTGGGTATGGAAATAAATGCGTCCTTGGTAGTACGCGGCTGACGGTTCGAGCAAAG AGGGGTTTCCAGATCCAGCTGACCTGTAAGCTGTGCCGAGAGAGCCACAAAACTCAGGTGTGGCTTTGTTTGTTAGTTCTGAG CCTCTTGAGTACGCCTACATGTGCCAATTCTGTGAATGACGCAGGGAATCTACAGAAATGTTTGAAACAGCTGACTCCTTCTGTGAAG AAATCTGATGCTATGCTCTACGCTCCAAGAATTCAAGACTTTCCa gaTAACTGTAAAAAGACGGTGCTGAACTGTTACATGTTGGAGTTGAAAATGGTCCTTCGTGAGGAAGAAATTGAGGATAATTTACAGGAATGTGTCCATGATTTCAATAATAATCTGCAACCATCTTTT GATGGGTGTCCAGCATGTGAAACCTACACGCTtcaaaatattacaacatttaTGGAGAGACTAATGGACCTTTTGCAAAACCTCAACTCTACATAA
- the znf330 gene encoding zinc finger protein 330, whose protein sequence is MPKKKTGARKKAENRKEREKQIRANREHVDVAKHPCNSNMECDKCQRKQKNRAFCYFCNSVQKLPVCAQCGKMKCMKSSDCVVKHPGIHSTGMGMVGAVCDFCEAWVCHGRKCLSTHACSCPLTDADCIECERSVWDHGGRIFRCSFCQNFLCEDDQFEHQASCQVLQAETFKCVSCNKLGQHSCLRCKACYCDDHTKSKVFKQEKGKGPPCPKCGHETQETKDLSMSTRTLKFGRQAGADDDDGYYDGASGYDAYWKNVASGGGDQRDDYGEDDYYEEDEDEEDEDEEEEEEEEEEDEEGEQETASESLAGLKLDGAAA, encoded by the exons ATGCCCAAAAAGAAAACCGGTGCCcgaaaaaaggctgaaaatcgGAAAGAGCGAGAGAAGCAAATACGAGCCAACAGGGAACATGTTGACGTGGCCAAACACCCCTGCAACTCCAACATG GAATGTGACAAATGTCAGAG AAAACAGAAGAACAGGGCTTTCTGTTATTTCTGTAACTCGGTGCAGAAGCTGCCTGTCTGCGCTCAGTGTG gTAAAATGAAATGTATGAAGTCATCGGATTGTGTTGTCAAACATCCAGGGATCCACAGCACTGGAATGGGCATGGTG GGCGCAGTGTGCGACTTCTGTGAAGCTTGGGTGTGCCATGGTCGGAAATGCCTGAGCACTCACGCCTGTTCATGTCCTTTGACTGATGCCGACTGCATCGAGTGTGAGCGCAGTGTCTGGGATCATG GAGGGCGAATCTTCCGCTGTTCCTTCTGTCAGAACTTCTTATGTGAGGATGATCAGTTTGAGCACCAGGCAAGCTGCCAGGTTCTTCAAGCAGAAACCTTCAAAT GTGTTTCCTGTAATAAACTGGGACAACACTCCTGTCTGCGGTGTAAG GCTTGTTACTGTGATGATCACACTAAGAGTAAAGTCTTCAAACAGGAGAAGGGAAAAGGTCCTCCGTGTCCCAAATGTGGTCACGAGACACAGGAGACCAAAGACCTAAGCATGTCAA CGCGCACCTTGAAGTTTGGTCGACAGGCCGGTGCCGACGATGACGACGGTTACTACGATGGCGCGTCCGGGTACGATGCCTACTGGAAAAACGTAGCGTCCGGTGGTGGAGACCAACGAGACGACTACGGAGAAGACGATTACTACGAGGAAGACGAGGACGAGGAGGACGAGGacgaagaggaagaagaagaggaggaggaagaagatgaagagggCGAACAAGAAACTGCGTCCGAGTCGCTGGCTGGTCTTAAATTGGATGGTGCTGCTGCCTAA